One window of Mesorhizobium sp. PAMC28654 genomic DNA carries:
- the gor gene encoding glutathione-disulfide reductase yields MAGYDYDLFVIGGGSGGVRAARVAAALGKRVGIAEEYRYGGTCVIRGCVPKKLYVYASQFPEHFADAAGYGWTVPEASFDWPTLVANKDREISRLEAIYEKNVQGAGGETFHSRAMIVDPHVVHLLGEDRTVTADQILIATGGRPAAHPALPGHEHCIYSNEAFDLKRLPKAIMIEGGGYIAVEFANIFHGLGVDTTLVYRGKEILSRFDMDLRHMLHDTMEKKGIKILCHAVSEWVRKRPDGRLDALVTGGKVLTVDQVMLAIGRIPNTENMGLEGAGIEMTSTGAIKVDEYSRTNIQNVWAIGDVTNRVQLTPVAIHEAMCFIETAFKGNPTAPDHETIATAVFSQPEIGTVGLSEDDAIKRFSDIEIYRATFRPMRHTLSGRDEKMLIKLVVDGASRKVLGAHILGPDAGEMAQLLGIPLKAGLTKYDFDRTMAVHPTAAEELVTMYKPTYRVKDGQRVD; encoded by the coding sequence ATGGCCGGTTACGACTACGATCTTTTCGTCATCGGCGGCGGCTCGGGCGGGGTGAGGGCGGCGCGCGTCGCCGCCGCGCTCGGCAAGCGCGTCGGCATCGCCGAGGAATACCGCTATGGCGGCACCTGCGTCATCCGCGGCTGTGTGCCGAAGAAGCTCTACGTCTATGCCTCGCAATTTCCGGAGCATTTCGCCGATGCTGCGGGCTATGGCTGGACAGTGCCGGAAGCCAGTTTCGACTGGCCGACGCTGGTCGCCAACAAGGATCGCGAGATCAGCCGACTGGAGGCCATATACGAGAAGAATGTGCAAGGCGCTGGCGGCGAGACCTTTCATTCACGCGCCATGATCGTCGACCCGCATGTGGTGCATCTCCTAGGCGAGGATCGCACGGTTACCGCCGACCAGATCCTGATCGCCACTGGCGGTCGACCGGCGGCGCATCCGGCGCTGCCCGGCCACGAACATTGCATCTATTCCAACGAGGCTTTCGATCTCAAGCGACTGCCAAAGGCGATCATGATCGAAGGCGGCGGCTACATCGCCGTGGAGTTCGCCAACATCTTCCATGGTCTGGGTGTCGACACCACGCTGGTCTATCGCGGCAAGGAGATCCTCAGCCGTTTCGACATGGACCTGCGGCACATGCTGCACGATACGATGGAAAAGAAGGGGATAAAGATCCTCTGCCACGCAGTGTCCGAATGGGTCAGGAAGCGGCCGGATGGCCGGCTCGACGCACTCGTCACCGGCGGCAAGGTGCTGACCGTCGATCAGGTCATGCTCGCCATCGGCCGTATCCCCAATACCGAGAACATGGGCTTGGAAGGCGCCGGCATCGAGATGACCAGCACCGGCGCCATAAAAGTCGATGAGTATTCCCGCACCAATATCCAGAACGTCTGGGCGATCGGTGATGTCACCAATCGGGTGCAATTGACGCCGGTGGCTATCCACGAGGCCATGTGTTTCATCGAGACCGCCTTCAAGGGCAACCCGACGGCGCCAGATCACGAGACCATCGCCACGGCTGTCTTCTCACAGCCCGAGATCGGCACGGTCGGCCTGTCGGAGGATGATGCTATCAAGCGCTTTTCCGACATCGAGATCTACCGCGCGACGTTCCGGCCGATGCGGCACACATTGTCCGGTCGCGATGAAAAGATGCTGATAAAACTGGTGGTCGACGGCGCTTCGAGAAAGGTGCTGGGCGCCCATATTCTGGGACCGGATGCCGGCGAAATGGCGCAGCTCCTTGGCATCCCGTTGAAAGCGGGGCTCACCAAGTACGACTTCGACCGCACCATGGCCGTGCATCCGACAGCGGCCGAGGAACTCGTGACCATGTACAAGCCGACCTACCGGGTGAAAGACGGCCAGCGGGTTGACTGA
- a CDS encoding DsbA family oxidoreductase, which produces MSEMNSITVDVVSDVVCPWCFIGQKRLDKAIASVGDVDIHIRWRPFQLDPTIPPQGQDRREYMMAKFGSEQRISEIHARIEPLGEAEGISFAFDAIKVAPNTLDAHRLIRWAGAVGEDVQNRLARRLFQLNFEEGANIGDHGVLTEAAREAGMDASVVETLLPTDADVDSVRTEIATASRMGITGVPCFLLEGKYAVMGAQDADTLADAIRQVAAAKANGELERAD; this is translated from the coding sequence ATGAGCGAGATGAACTCCATCACCGTCGATGTGGTGTCCGATGTCGTCTGCCCCTGGTGCTTCATTGGCCAGAAGCGGCTGGACAAGGCGATTGCGTCGGTTGGCGACGTCGACATCCACATACGTTGGCGGCCCTTCCAGCTTGATCCCACCATCCCGCCCCAGGGCCAGGATCGTCGCGAATATATGATGGCCAAGTTCGGCAGCGAGCAGCGCATCAGCGAGATCCATGCCCGGATCGAACCATTGGGCGAAGCCGAGGGCATTTCATTCGCATTTGATGCGATCAAGGTTGCTCCCAACACGCTGGATGCGCACCGCCTGATCCGCTGGGCCGGGGCTGTCGGAGAAGATGTGCAGAACCGGTTGGCGCGACGCCTGTTCCAGCTGAATTTCGAGGAAGGCGCCAATATCGGCGACCATGGGGTGCTGACCGAAGCCGCCCGCGAGGCCGGCATGGATGCGTCGGTGGTCGAAACACTTCTGCCAACGGACGCCGATGTCGATTCTGTCCGAACTGAAATCGCCACGGCTTCACGCATGGGCATCACCGGTGTGCCCTGCTTCCTGCTCGAAGGGAAATATGCGGTCATGGGCGCACAGGACGCCGATACCCTGGCCGATGCCATCCGTCAGGTCGCCGCTGCCAAGGCAAATGGCGAGTTGGAACGCGCGGACTGA
- the mgtE gene encoding magnesium transporter: MNEFPTIADDDAVAIARILANDHVADVVEALNREPRETASELLSEVPFERAVDIFDQPELDGAPELIEALPRAKAGKLLAAMSVDRAADILREMEEPARSELISGLAPPLRATLLAILGYPEGSAASLMTTEFVSVPADWTVGRTLDYIRKVERTRETVYAIYITDPETHVLLRSTGLRRLITGEPDDLITTVAPDRTPVTVSPLADSEKVAQLISKYDLLAVPVVEGGKILGIVTVDDIIDTMIEETTEDVHRFGGMEALDEPYMKMSFLAMIQKRGGWLCALFISEMLTANAMQAYETELEKAIVLTLFIPLIMSSGGNSGSQATSLVIRALALREIGLGDWWRVALRELPTGLVLGSMLGVVGICRIAFWQYMGFYDYGPHWPLIAATVGAALVGIVTFGSLSGSMLPFALKRIGFDPASASAPFVATLVDVTGLVIYFSVALVILRGTLL; the protein is encoded by the coding sequence ATGAATGAATTTCCCACCATAGCGGACGACGATGCCGTGGCAATCGCCCGCATCCTCGCGAACGATCACGTCGCCGATGTCGTCGAGGCTCTCAACCGGGAACCGCGCGAAACGGCATCGGAACTCCTCAGCGAAGTGCCGTTCGAGCGGGCGGTCGACATATTCGACCAGCCCGAGCTGGACGGAGCGCCTGAACTCATCGAGGCGCTGCCACGCGCCAAGGCTGGCAAGCTGCTCGCCGCCATGTCGGTCGACCGTGCCGCCGACATACTGCGCGAGATGGAGGAGCCGGCACGTTCCGAACTGATCAGCGGGCTTGCGCCGCCGCTTCGCGCCACGCTGCTTGCCATTCTCGGCTACCCTGAAGGCAGTGCCGCCTCACTGATGACCACCGAGTTCGTCAGCGTGCCCGCGGATTGGACCGTGGGCCGAACACTGGACTACATCCGCAAGGTGGAACGGACGCGCGAGACCGTCTACGCGATCTACATCACCGATCCCGAGACCCATGTCCTGCTGCGTTCGACCGGCCTGCGCCGGCTGATCACGGGCGAGCCGGACGATTTGATCACAACGGTCGCGCCGGACCGCACGCCGGTGACCGTCTCGCCGCTGGCCGACAGCGAAAAGGTGGCGCAGCTCATCTCCAAATATGACCTTCTGGCCGTTCCTGTCGTGGAGGGTGGCAAGATCCTCGGCATCGTCACCGTCGACGATATCATCGATACCATGATCGAGGAGACGACGGAGGACGTGCATCGTTTCGGCGGCATGGAGGCTCTGGACGAGCCCTATATGAAGATGAGTTTTCTCGCCATGATCCAGAAGCGCGGCGGCTGGCTCTGCGCGCTCTTCATCAGCGAGATGCTGACCGCAAACGCGATGCAGGCCTACGAAACCGAGCTGGAAAAGGCCATCGTGCTGACCTTGTTCATTCCGCTGATCATGAGCTCCGGCGGCAATTCCGGCTCGCAGGCGACATCGCTCGTCATCCGCGCGCTGGCCCTGCGTGAGATTGGGCTTGGCGACTGGTGGCGGGTGGCGCTGCGCGAACTGCCGACGGGGCTCGTGCTCGGATCGATGCTTGGTGTGGTTGGCATCTGTCGGATAGCGTTCTGGCAGTATATGGGCTTTTACGACTACGGTCCGCACTGGCCGCTGATCGCGGCAACGGTTGGCGCCGCACTTGTCGGCATCGTTACCTTCGGCTCGCTTTCAGGATCGATGCTGCCGTTCGCCCTGAAACGGATCGGCTTTGACCCAGCCAGCGCATCGGCACCGTTCGTCGCTACGCTGGTCGACGTCACCGGACTGGTGATCTATTTTTCGGTGGCGCTGGTGATCCTGCGCGGAACGCTGCTGTAG
- a CDS encoding ABC transporter ATP-binding protein/permease yields the protein MRTFWGLMRAYWLSDRWKEAWTLTLVIAALTALSSKADVWFTRASAELMNSISFFHDAANVTPVQTLLGNAALLVFLVVLKDAGITGIRNLVSTTLHRKWRGWVNGRFNDALLDGNHTHFHAQHGSPAAAAPDNIDQRVQESIKDMTAGAIGLAMGAFGVATALYFLGGELLRNSVAVKGLDFLGDYGTAVLALLAVALYVPFNTWIAVKLGGMLERLNIRMQKAEGSYRGELTTFLRRSFHVAASKGEVVQKSIHNRLYDDIDNTWSRLNIINTIYMGFELVYNFVGARIVAYGPGLVPFIHNGLDLKGYLTGSEQINALIQRCSYFIHVMPAIATLRANSQRVTELANAIENVQHPQEFYSQTGRSDFRYDRQNPVFGLTIQKLELTHQGEDATPFLSAANLRFRRGEWTFLKGESGCGKTSLIKAINGLWPYGRGTIVFPDGARSFYAAQEVKLQQVSLKQLVCLPGTEHDHSDAQVASALYKAGLGDFISHMADENREGKSWDQVLSGGQKQKLVVARIVLQQPGLLFLDEATGALDPEGKIAFHQAIKDNCPDVTVISVMHEAVAPRSLAGAEFYHSVVTIADGIATKRPLVPNLPVELTTILAHPKPVEERWLKFSRRMKQK from the coding sequence ATGCGGACCTTCTGGGGACTGATGCGGGCCTACTGGCTCTCCGACCGGTGGAAGGAAGCCTGGACGCTGACACTGGTGATCGCGGCGCTGACCGCGCTATCGAGCAAGGCTGATGTCTGGTTCACCAGAGCGTCGGCGGAGTTGATGAACTCGATCAGCTTTTTCCATGACGCGGCGAATGTAACCCCGGTTCAAACGTTGCTCGGCAACGCCGCCCTCCTCGTTTTCCTGGTTGTGCTGAAGGATGCGGGCATTACGGGGATCCGCAATCTTGTGTCGACCACTCTGCATCGCAAATGGCGCGGTTGGGTGAATGGACGCTTCAACGACGCGCTGCTCGATGGCAATCACACTCATTTCCACGCGCAACATGGTTCGCCCGCGGCGGCGGCGCCTGACAACATCGACCAGCGCGTCCAGGAATCGATCAAGGATATGACCGCTGGCGCGATTGGCTTGGCCATGGGGGCGTTTGGCGTTGCCACGGCGCTATATTTCCTCGGCGGGGAATTGTTGCGGAATTCTGTTGCCGTCAAGGGGCTCGACTTCCTGGGCGATTACGGCACAGCCGTTCTGGCCTTGCTGGCGGTCGCGCTCTACGTGCCCTTCAATACCTGGATCGCAGTCAAACTGGGCGGCATGCTCGAGCGATTGAACATCAGGATGCAAAAGGCCGAGGGCAGCTACCGTGGCGAGCTGACGACCTTTCTGCGTCGGAGCTTTCATGTCGCGGCCTCGAAAGGCGAGGTCGTCCAGAAGTCGATTCACAATCGGCTCTACGACGATATCGACAACACGTGGTCACGCCTCAACATCATCAACACAATCTATATGGGCTTCGAGCTGGTCTATAATTTCGTGGGCGCCCGCATCGTCGCCTATGGCCCTGGGCTTGTGCCGTTCATTCACAACGGCCTTGATCTGAAGGGCTATCTGACGGGTTCGGAACAGATCAACGCGCTGATCCAGCGCTGCTCCTACTTCATCCATGTGATGCCTGCCATCGCCACGCTGCGCGCCAACAGCCAGCGCGTCACCGAGCTGGCCAATGCGATCGAGAACGTCCAGCACCCGCAGGAATTCTACAGCCAGACCGGCCGCTCCGACTTCCGCTACGACCGTCAGAACCCGGTTTTCGGCCTGACCATCCAGAAGCTCGAACTGACGCACCAGGGCGAGGATGCAACACCGTTCCTGAGTGCCGCGAACCTGCGCTTCCGTCGCGGTGAGTGGACATTCCTGAAAGGCGAATCGGGCTGTGGCAAGACTTCGCTGATCAAGGCGATCAACGGACTTTGGCCTTATGGCCGGGGAACCATCGTCTTCCCTGACGGCGCTCGAAGCTTTTACGCCGCCCAGGAAGTGAAGCTGCAGCAGGTTTCGCTGAAGCAACTGGTCTGCCTGCCCGGCACCGAACACGATCATTCAGACGCACAGGTCGCGTCGGCATTGTACAAGGCGGGTCTTGGCGATTTCATCTCGCACATGGCCGATGAAAACCGCGAGGGCAAGAGCTGGGACCAGGTCCTGTCGGGCGGTCAGAAGCAGAAGTTGGTCGTGGCCCGCATCGTGCTGCAGCAGCCGGGGCTGCTGTTCCTCGACGAGGCAACCGGCGCGCTCGACCCCGAAGGCAAGATCGCGTTCCATCAGGCGATAAAGGACAACTGCCCGGACGTCACGGTGATCAGCGTGATGCATGAAGCCGTTGCGCCGCGATCGCTTGCAGGCGCCGAGTTCTACCACAGCGTGGTCACGATCGCGGACGGGATTGCAACCAAGAGACCACTGGTTCCGAACCTGCCGGTCGAGCTCACGACAATCCTCGCGCATCCGAAGCCCGTTGAGGAAAGATGGCTGAAATTCTCTCGCCGGATGAAGCAGAAATAA
- a CDS encoding DUF2059 domain-containing protein, whose translation MTLHNRVRRFSAIVAASAVFAFSSPAFSQDVTDSHLKAARAAVEAIHATDSFDNILPNAAAALESQLIQKNPDLQELISKTIAEKAMALAARRADLEKEASLAYAKVFSEKELTDIATFYSSDAGKKLLDNGPNVTRELVKAADIWQNGIARDLAQQVGETLAAAAKAKAPAAPAADATAPADGAAAPADGAAPADGTAPADDSQN comes from the coding sequence ATGACGTTGCATAACCGGGTTCGTCGCTTTTCCGCCATTGTGGCGGCTTCGGCGGTTTTCGCGTTTTCCTCGCCCGCGTTTTCGCAGGATGTCACGGACTCGCACCTGAAGGCCGCCCGCGCCGCCGTCGAGGCGATTCACGCGACGGACTCGTTCGACAACATCCTGCCGAACGCGGCGGCCGCGCTCGAGTCGCAGCTGATCCAGAAGAATCCGGACTTGCAGGAGCTCATCAGCAAGACTATCGCCGAAAAGGCAATGGCGCTGGCGGCGCGTCGCGCCGATCTCGAAAAGGAGGCCTCCCTTGCCTATGCAAAGGTGTTTTCCGAAAAGGAGCTGACGGATATCGCTACTTTCTACAGCTCCGATGCGGGCAAGAAGCTGCTCGACAATGGCCCGAATGTGACGCGTGAACTGGTGAAGGCCGCCGACATCTGGCAGAATGGCATTGCCCGTGATCTCGCCCAGCAGGTTGGAGAGACGCTGGCCGCTGCCGCCAAGGCCAAGGCGCCGGCAGCACCGGCGGCCGATGCAACGGCTCCCGCGGACGGTGCGGCAGCACCGGCAGATGGCGCAGCACCTGCCGATGGTACGGCTCCCGCCGACGATTCGCAGAACTAA